One region of Streptomyces davaonensis JCM 4913 genomic DNA includes:
- a CDS encoding NAD(P)-dependent malic enzyme, translating into MAAEIVNPRSDSDTGQDGGAEPLDSFDPAFALHRGGKMAVQATVPVRDKDDLSLAYTPGVAKVCSAIAEQPELVHDYTWKSSVVAVVTDGTAVLGLGDIGPEASLPVMEGKAILFKQFGGVDAVPIALDCTGVDEIVETVVRLAPSFGGVNLEDISAPRCFEIERKLQERLDIPIFHDDQHGTAVVTLAALRNAARLSGREIGQLRAVISGAGAAGVAIAKMLVGAGIGDVALADRKGIISADRTDLTDVKREVAGFTNKAGISGSLEDALSGADVFIGVSGGTVAESAVASMAKGAFVFAMANPNPEVHPEVAHKYAAVVATGRSDFPNQINNVLAFPGIFAGALQVRASRITEGMKIAAAEALASVVGDDLAADYVIPSPFDERVAPAVTAAVAAAARAEGVARR; encoded by the coding sequence GTGGCAGCGGAGATCGTCAATCCTCGCAGCGACAGCGATACGGGTCAGGACGGAGGGGCCGAGCCCCTCGATTCCTTCGATCCCGCGTTCGCGCTGCACCGCGGCGGCAAGATGGCAGTGCAAGCCACCGTGCCGGTCCGCGACAAGGACGACCTGTCCCTGGCGTACACGCCCGGCGTGGCGAAAGTGTGCAGCGCCATCGCCGAGCAGCCGGAGCTCGTCCACGACTACACGTGGAAGTCCTCCGTGGTCGCCGTCGTGACCGACGGTACGGCCGTGCTCGGGCTCGGAGACATCGGGCCCGAGGCCTCCCTTCCGGTGATGGAGGGCAAGGCGATTCTGTTCAAGCAGTTCGGCGGCGTGGACGCGGTGCCGATCGCGCTGGACTGCACCGGCGTCGACGAGATCGTCGAGACCGTGGTGCGCCTCGCGCCCTCCTTCGGGGGCGTCAACCTGGAGGACATCTCGGCGCCGCGGTGCTTCGAGATCGAGCGCAAGCTCCAGGAGCGGCTGGACATTCCGATCTTCCACGACGACCAGCACGGTACGGCGGTCGTGACGCTGGCCGCGCTGCGGAACGCCGCGCGGCTGAGCGGGCGGGAGATCGGGCAGCTGCGGGCGGTCATCTCCGGCGCCGGGGCGGCCGGGGTCGCCATCGCCAAGATGCTGGTCGGGGCCGGGATCGGCGATGTGGCGCTGGCCGACCGCAAGGGCATCATCTCGGCGGACCGTACGGATCTGACCGACGTCAAGCGCGAGGTCGCCGGGTTCACGAACAAGGCCGGGATCTCCGGTTCCCTCGAGGACGCCCTGTCCGGCGCCGACGTCTTCATCGGCGTCTCCGGCGGTACGGTCGCGGAGTCCGCGGTCGCCTCCATGGCCAAGGGTGCCTTCGTGTTCGCGATGGCCAACCCGAACCCCGAGGTGCACCCCGAGGTCGCGCACAAGTACGCGGCGGTCGTGGCGACGGGGCGGTCGGACTTCCCGAACCAGATCAACAACGTCCTCGCCTTCCCCGGGATCTTCGCGGGCGCCCTTCAGGTCCGGGCCTCCCGGATCACGGAGGGGATGAAGATCGCGGCGGCGGAGGCGCTGGCGTCGGTGGTCGGTGACGATCTCGCCGCGGACTATGTCATCCCGTCCCCCTTCGACGAGCGGGTCGCTCCGGCGGTCACGGCGGCGGTTGCTGCCGCGGCTCGGGCGGAGGGTGTGGCGCGGCGCTGA
- a CDS encoding Clp protease N-terminal domain-containing protein, with protein MFERFTKDARAVVTGAVEQAERSGARTVDAEHLLLALLDREASRGSFALAALGLAERKESVREALGEARRRAGLSQAEADALAGLGIDVAEIVARVEEVHGVGAMSGDRKGKDRRSGHRPFSREAKDTLVRSLRVAVARGDRHIGDEHILLALTTQPGVPAETLADHGVTNLTLTRVLYGEGEAKAG; from the coding sequence ATGTTCGAACGATTCACCAAGGACGCCCGCGCGGTCGTGACCGGAGCGGTCGAGCAGGCGGAACGGTCCGGCGCCCGCACCGTCGACGCCGAGCACCTGTTGCTCGCCCTGCTCGACCGGGAAGCCAGCCGGGGCTCCTTCGCGCTGGCCGCGCTGGGGCTCGCGGAGCGCAAGGAGTCGGTACGGGAGGCGCTGGGCGAGGCCCGTCGTCGTGCCGGACTCTCCCAGGCCGAGGCCGACGCCCTCGCGGGGCTCGGTATCGATGTCGCCGAGATCGTCGCCCGGGTCGAGGAGGTGCACGGCGTCGGCGCGATGTCCGGCGACCGCAAGGGCAAGGATCGGCGGTCCGGTCACCGTCCCTTCAGCCGGGAGGCCAAGGACACCCTGGTGCGCTCCCTGCGCGTCGCCGTCGCCCGCGGTGACCGGCACATCGGCGACGAGCACATCCTCCTCGCCCTGACGACCCAGCCCGGAGTACCCGCCGAGACCCTCGCCGACCACGGAGTCACCAACCTGACGCTGACCCGGGTCCTCTACGGAGAGGGCGAGGCCAAGGCCGGGTGA
- a CDS encoding DUF4097 family beta strand repeat-containing protein, translated as MSEWSVAEPRKLTFDEPVRELHVRIVNGTVNVVGTDEGSARLEVSEMEGPPLQVTQQGGTLTVAYEDLPWKGFLKWLDRKGWRRSAVVSLAVPADTRVEVGVVGAAAVVSGVSGPSVVKGVTGDTTLVGLSGPVRADTVSGNLEAQAVTGDLRFNSVSGDLTVVEGAGSSVRADSVSGSMIVDLDPEGPTDVRLTSVSGEIAIRLPHPADADVEANTASGTISNAFDGLRVHGQWGAHKITGKLGAGNGRLRATTVSGSIALLRRPAREEEPWDAEAWEDAPVESTPAGAGENSDSGQDSTPATEADPGDPADGTTDKKVL; from the coding sequence ATGTCGGAGTGGTCCGTCGCGGAACCGAGGAAGCTCACCTTCGACGAGCCCGTGCGCGAGCTGCACGTACGGATCGTCAATGGAACGGTGAACGTGGTGGGGACCGACGAAGGTTCCGCCCGCCTCGAAGTCTCGGAGATGGAGGGCCCACCCCTTCAGGTCACCCAGCAGGGCGGGACGCTCACGGTCGCCTATGAGGACCTGCCCTGGAAGGGCTTCCTGAAGTGGCTCGACCGCAAGGGCTGGCGGCGCAGCGCCGTGGTCTCGCTGGCGGTCCCGGCCGACACCCGCGTCGAGGTGGGCGTGGTCGGCGCGGCCGCCGTGGTCTCCGGGGTGAGTGGCCCCTCGGTGGTGAAGGGCGTCACCGGCGACACGACTCTGGTCGGGCTCTCCGGCCCGGTGCGCGCCGACACGGTCTCCGGGAATCTGGAGGCCCAGGCGGTGACCGGCGACCTGCGCTTCAACTCGGTCTCCGGGGATCTGACGGTCGTCGAGGGCGCGGGCTCCTCGGTGCGGGCCGACTCGGTCAGCGGCTCGATGATCGTCGACCTCGACCCGGAGGGCCCCACGGACGTGCGGCTCACCAGCGTCTCCGGCGAGATCGCCATCCGGCTCCCGCATCCGGCCGATGCCGACGTCGAGGCCAACACCGCGAGCGGCACCATCTCCAACGCCTTCGACGGGCTCCGCGTGCACGGCCAGTGGGGTGCCCACAAGATCACCGGAAAGCTGGGCGCGGGCAACGGCAGGCTGCGGGCGACGACCGTCTCCGGCTCCATCGCGCTGCTGCGCCGCCCGGCCCGCGAGGAGGAGCCGTGGGACGCGGAGGCCTGGGAGGACGCCCCGGTGGAGAGCACACCGGCCGGCGCAGGGGAGAATTCCGACTCCGGCCAGGACTCCACGCCCGCCACCGAAGCCGACCCGGGCGACCCGGCCGACGGCACGACCGACAAGAAGGTGCTCTGA
- a CDS encoding zinc-binding dehydrogenase, which yields MFAVYAARIDRDQPLSGLELGERPAPEARPGWSVVNIKAASLNHHDLWSLRGVGLAEDKLPMILGCDAAGVDQDGNEVVLHSVIGQSGHGVGPREPRSILTEHYQGTFAEQVAVPTWNILPKPKELSFAEAACLPTAWLTAYRMLFTNAGVRPGDSVLVQGAGGGVATAAIVLGKAAGLRVFATSRDEAKRKRALELGAVEAVEPGARLPQRVDAVIETVGAATWSHSIKSLRPGGTVVISGATSGDRPSHAELTRIFFLELKVVGSTMGTKDELEDLLSFCAATGVRPVIDEVLPMDRAREGFEKMASGELFGKVVLTN from the coding sequence ATGTTCGCTGTCTACGCCGCCCGAATCGACCGCGACCAGCCGCTCAGCGGACTTGAGTTGGGGGAGCGGCCCGCTCCCGAGGCTCGTCCCGGCTGGAGTGTCGTCAACATCAAAGCCGCCTCCCTCAACCACCACGACCTCTGGTCCCTGCGCGGCGTCGGCCTCGCGGAGGACAAGCTGCCGATGATCCTCGGCTGCGACGCCGCCGGAGTCGACCAGGACGGCAACGAGGTCGTCCTGCACTCCGTCATCGGCCAGAGCGGTCACGGCGTGGGTCCCAGGGAACCCCGCTCGATCCTCACCGAGCACTACCAGGGCACCTTCGCCGAACAGGTCGCCGTGCCCACCTGGAACATCCTGCCCAAGCCCAAGGAGCTGTCCTTCGCCGAGGCGGCCTGTCTGCCGACCGCGTGGCTCACCGCCTACCGGATGCTCTTCACCAACGCCGGTGTCCGCCCCGGTGACTCAGTCCTCGTCCAAGGCGCCGGCGGAGGCGTCGCCACCGCCGCGATCGTCCTCGGCAAGGCCGCCGGGCTGCGCGTCTTCGCGACGAGCCGTGACGAGGCCAAGCGGAAGCGGGCTCTTGAGCTCGGTGCCGTGGAGGCCGTCGAGCCTGGCGCCCGGCTGCCGCAGCGTGTCGACGCCGTCATCGAGACCGTCGGCGCCGCCACCTGGTCGCACTCCATCAAGTCCCTGCGTCCCGGCGGCACCGTCGTCATCTCCGGCGCCACCAGCGGTGACCGGCCCTCCCACGCCGAACTCACCCGGATCTTCTTCCTGGAGCTCAAGGTCGTCGGCTCGACCATGGGCACCAAGGACGAGCTGGAGGACCTCCTCTCGTTCTGCGCCGCCACCGGTGTCCGTCCCGTCATCGACGAGGTCCTGCCCATGGACCGGGCTCGCGAGGGCTTCGAGAAGATGGCGTCGGGGGAGCTGTTCGGCAAGGTCGTGCTCACCAACTGA
- a CDS encoding helix-turn-helix domain-containing protein has product MSEATDLAERAGDRDPRVGLRAVAALRRLLEQLESVQVRSARNQGWSWQEIAAELGVSRQAVHKKYGRH; this is encoded by the coding sequence ATGAGTGAGGCAACCGATCTCGCCGAGCGCGCCGGCGATCGTGACCCGAGGGTCGGCCTGCGTGCCGTCGCCGCGCTGCGCCGACTGCTGGAGCAGCTGGAGTCCGTGCAGGTGCGCAGCGCGCGCAATCAGGGGTGGTCGTGGCAGGAGATCGCCGCGGAACTCGGGGTCAGCAGGCAGGCCGTGCACAAGAAGTACGGGAGGCATTGA
- a CDS encoding PadR family transcriptional regulator, protein MPPVFAHGRLRLYLLKLLDEAPRHGYEVIRLLEERFQGLYAPSAGTVYPRLAKLESEGLVTHTTEGGRKVYAITDAGRAELADRSGELADLELEIRESVAELAAEIRADVRGAAGDLRREMRAAASEARQGGGAKAETPLGDFTEYTDKEAWRAAKEEMRRAKQEWKEQARRAKDESRRAREEAQRARRQAKEAQDRARAQAQEEMQRIAQRVQDHVQDHFARGDWPTGVREGLTELAKEFGEFGKDFGKGLGKDFGFGRTGAGTGTSAAAGTGSGTASKPRPEGSGTPEYSETPEDFPAEFEPSWAHEDPTGDPVRDLDRLLDRFRDGIRDAARDHGVTEGQLRDARGHLSTAAARIGALLRTPKP, encoded by the coding sequence ATGCCTCCCGTCTTCGCCCACGGCCGCCTCCGCCTGTATCTGCTGAAGCTGCTGGACGAGGCCCCGCGCCACGGCTACGAGGTGATCCGCCTCCTCGAGGAGCGCTTCCAGGGCCTGTACGCGCCCTCGGCGGGCACGGTCTACCCCCGGCTGGCGAAGCTGGAGAGCGAAGGGCTGGTCACCCACACCACCGAGGGCGGCCGCAAGGTGTACGCCATCACGGACGCCGGGCGGGCCGAACTGGCCGACCGCAGCGGGGAACTGGCCGACCTGGAGCTGGAGATCCGGGAGTCGGTCGCCGAGCTCGCCGCCGAGATACGGGCCGATGTGCGCGGCGCGGCCGGTGATCTGCGGCGCGAGATGCGGGCGGCGGCGTCGGAGGCCCGGCAGGGCGGCGGCGCCAAGGCCGAGACGCCGCTCGGGGACTTCACGGAGTACACCGACAAGGAGGCCTGGCGCGCGGCCAAGGAGGAGATGCGCCGGGCCAAGCAGGAGTGGAAGGAACAGGCCCGGCGCGCCAAGGACGAGAGCCGCAGGGCCCGCGAGGAGGCCCAGCGTGCCCGGCGCCAGGCCAAGGAGGCGCAGGACCGGGCGCGCGCCCAGGCCCAGGAGGAGATGCAGCGCATCGCCCAGCGGGTCCAGGACCACGTACAGGACCACTTCGCCCGGGGCGACTGGCCGACCGGCGTGCGCGAGGGACTGACGGAACTGGCCAAGGAGTTCGGCGAGTTCGGAAAGGACTTCGGCAAGGGGCTGGGGAAGGACTTCGGGTTCGGGCGGACGGGCGCGGGCACGGGCACGAGTGCAGCGGCCGGTACCGGCAGCGGCACGGCGTCCAAGCCGCGTCCCGAGGGCTCCGGCACCCCCGAGTACTCCGAGACCCCGGAGGACTTCCCCGCCGAGTTCGAGCCTTCCTGGGCCCACGAGGACCCCACCGGCGACCCGGTCCGTGATCTGGACCGCCTCCTGGACCGGTTCCGCGACGGCATCCGCGACGCGGCCCGCGACCACGGTGTCACGGAGGGCCAGCTCCGGGACGCCCGCGGGCACCTGTCGACAGCGGCGGCGCGCATCGGCGCGCTGCTCAGGACGCCCAAGCCCTGA